Part of the Microbispora sp. ZYX-F-249 genome, CAGCGGCGTGACGACCTCCCCCTCGCCGTCTCCCTCGCCGAGCAGCTCGCCGTCCCCCTCGCCGAGTAGCTCGCCCAGTAGCTCGCCGTCGCCCGGCGGCGGATCGGGCGCCTGCCGCGTCAGCGCCACCGTGAACGCCTGGAACAACGGGCTGACCGAGAACATCACGGTCACCAACACCGGATCCTCGGCCGTCAACGGCTGGTCGCTCGCCTTCACCCTCCCGAGCGGGCAGACCATCACCGGCGGATGGAACGCCACCTACTCGCCCACCAGCGGACAGGTCACGGCGAAGAACGTCAGCTACAACGGCTCGCTGGCACCCGGGGCCTCCACCGAGATCGGCTTCCAGGCCACCCACACCGGCAACGCCGCCAAACCCACCGCGTTCACGCTGAACGGCAGCACCTGCACCATCTCCTGACGCCTCC contains:
- a CDS encoding cellulose binding domain-containing protein yields the protein MNAWNNGLTENITVTNTGSSAVNGWSLAFTLPSGQTITGGWNATYSPTSGQVTAKNVSYNGSLAPGASTEIGFQATHTGNAAKPTAFTLNGSTCTIS